The Aureimonas populi genome includes the window CGTCGATGATCTCGATATCCTTGGAGGGCACGCCGTCCACGCCCACATAGGTGCGGTAGACCGGCAGCGCGGTGGCCACCTCCACGATGGAGCGGGACATGGCGTCGCGGCCGAAATCGCGCGTGTCGAGCCCGCCGGCCGCCACGCTCAGCGCAAGATCGGTCAGCACGGCGAGCTCGCCGGCAAGGTTGTGGCCGAGAATGTAGCGCTTCTGGTCGGCCACCATGGCGCGCACATCCTCGGTGCCGCCGATGAAGCCCTCATAGGCCTTCGTCATCTCCACCTCGCGCGCGGCGTCCGTGTAAAGGCCGGCGAGCGCGGTGATGAATTCGTAGCCGGTGGTTCCCTCCACCTTCCATGAGGCGCGGATGCGCTCGGGGCCGGTGAGAATCTTCTCCACATGGATGAAGGGGTTGGCGCGCACGGCGTTGAAGGCCTGCCGCAGGTCGAGAAGATAGTTCTTCGGGTCGGCCACCCCGTCCACATGGTCGATGCGGATGCCGTCGAGGCGCCCGTCGCGCGCAAGGCGCAGGACGGTGCGGTGGCTGTCGCGAAACACCCGGCGCATCTCCTGCCGCACGCCGATCAGCTCCGCGATCTCGAAGAAACGGCGATAGGAGAGCTTTTCGCGCGCCAGCCGCCACCAGGCGAGCCGCCAGCCCTGCGCCTCGTGCAGCGCGTGGAGGCAGGAATGATCGGCGTTGATCCCCTTCACGGCCTTCTTCAGCGCCGCCTCGAAGCCGGGCGCGGCGAGATGCTCCTCGAATCGCTCGGAAAGGTCGTCCCCGTCGGCCGGATCGGCGGCGGAGAAGCGGCGTACCAGCCGGTCGCGCTCCTCATGATCGAGAAAGCCGAAAATGTGGGACAGGGTGCGCGGGTCGATGGGCAGGGTATAGCCGGCCGCGTCGAAGCGAAGCTCGCGCCGCGCCTCGTCGAAAAGGACGGAAAGGTCGCCGTCCTTCAGAGCTTCGCCGTAAGGCTTGCCGAGAATGGGGATGAGGATCTTCTCCGCCTCCCAGGAGATGTCGAAGGTCTGGGCGTAGCGCGAGTCCGCCCCCCAGCGCAGCACGTCCTCCCACCATTTGTTGCGCGGCGAGACACCCATGTGGTTGGGCACGAAGTCGATGGTGAGGCCCAACCCGGCCGCGCGCAGCGCATCCGAAAGGGCGATGAACCCCTCCTGTCCGCCCAGCTCGGCCTCGAACTCGTTGTAGTCGGTCACGTCGTAACCGTGGGTGGACCCCTCGGAGGCCGAGAAGACCGGCGAGGCGTAGAGATGGCTGATCCCGAGCCGGCGCAGATACGGGATGAGCTGCTGCGCCTCGCCGAAACCCGTCCCTTCGCGGAACTGGAGCCGGTAGGTCGCGACGAGCGGGCGTGTCATTCAGCTCTCCGGCCTCTCCTCGCGCAGCGCGCGGGCAATCGTCTGGAAGCGCGCATCGGCCTCGATCTCCTCCAGCGGAAGCTCGCAGCGAATGCGCCAGTTGGGATACTCGTCCATCGTGCCCGGCAGGTTCGGCTGGCGGCGGGCTCCGATCATGTCGTCGAGCTGCACGGCGAAGAGCAGCGAACGCGCGCGCGCACCGTAGCGGTGGACGGCCGCCGCCAGCTCCGCCGTCATCTTGCCGGCGTCCGCCGAGATGCCCTGCGGCAGCAATCCCTCGCGCGCGAGGGCGGAGAGAAGCGCCTTGCGGTCGCCCCTGCGCTCCTCGCGCTCGCGGGCCGTGGACGCCTCGTCCTGCCGCCCCGCCTGCGCCCGAAGCTCGACATCCGTGCCGGCCCACCAGCCCGACAGGGTAGCGAGGTCGTGCGTGGAGACGCAGGCCAGCGCGAGTTCCGGATAGGCCGAAGGGGCCACGAAGCCCTCGCCCGCCGTGCGCTCGAAATAGAGGACGCGGTAGGACAGGATGTTGGCCTCGTGCGCCTGCGGCCGGAAACCGTCCGGCACCGTGCCGAGGTCCTCCCCGATGACGAGGCACCGGCTCTCGTCGGAAACGTCCGCCACCGTGTCGATCATGGCACCCAGCGGGTAGCGGACATAGCCGCCGTCGCGCGATTCATGCCCCTGCGGAATCCACCACAGGCGCGCCAGCCCCATGGCGTGGTCGATGCGGATGGCGCCGGCATGTTTCATGATGGCGCGATAGGCTTCCGCCAAGGGCCGGTAGCCGCGCTGGGCCAGCGCATCGGGCGAGAGCGGCGCAAGGCCCCAATCCTGCCCGCCGGCGTTGAACAGGTCCGGCGGCGCGCCGACGCGCGCCTGCGGCACCGCAAGCTGCGGATCGGCCCAGGTGTCGGCGCCGTCCGGCGCGACGCCCACGGCGAAGTCGAGATAGAGGCCGACGCGCATCCCCGCCGCCCGGGCGCGGGCCTGCGCCTCGCCGAGCTGGCGGTCCGCGACGAACTGGAGCCACTGGTGGAAGGTGATCTCGTCCTCGTTGTCGCGCGCGAAACGCCCCGCCTCGCCGCCGGACAGATGGTGCATCTCCTGCGACCATTCATGCCAGCCCGCATGGCGCCCCGCCTCCACCTCCATGGCCGAGATCGCCTCGAACAGCGTGAACTCGCGCAGCGCCTTCCCGCCCGAAACGCGAAAGGCGTCGAAGGCCGCATCGTGCGTGCTTTCCTCGAACAGCGCGCGCAGGAGCGTCCGCTTCAGGCGCCCCACGGCCGGATAATCCACCAGATCGCCGTCCAGCGTCTCGAACAGGCTGGGCTCCTTCGCGCGCAGCGCCTCGATGGCCTCCGGCCCGCCGGGCAGCCGGTCCACGGCGATGTAGAGCGGGTTCAGGAACCGGCGCGTGGAGGGGGAATAGGGGCTGCAGCGAGCGGGATCGGCCAGGAACAGCGCATGGAGCGGGCTGACGCCAAGAAACGAAGCGCCGCCCCGTGCGGCGATCTCGGCCAGCCGCGCCAGATCCTCGAAATCGCCGAGCCCGAGGCTGCGCCGGGAGCGAAGGGCATAGAGCTGGCAGGCCACGCCCCAGACGCGGTGCGCGGCAAGCCAGTCGGGCATGTGGCAGGCGCGTGTCGCCTTATGCTGCGCCCCCTCGAAATGCCCGGCCTCGCCGGATGCCGGATCGACCTTCAGGATGCGCAGCAGCGCTTCCTTGGCGTGGTCG containing:
- the malQ gene encoding 4-alpha-glucanotransferase, encoding MTEWLDDLAASHGIQTRYITEQGEEARIPDHAKEALLRILKVDPASGEAGHFEGAQHKATRACHMPDWLAAHRVWGVACQLYALRSRRSLGLGDFEDLARLAEIAARGGASFLGVSPLHALFLADPARCSPYSPSTRRFLNPLYIAVDRLPGGPEAIEALRAKEPSLFETLDGDLVDYPAVGRLKRTLLRALFEESTHDAAFDAFRVSGGKALREFTLFEAISAMEVEAGRHAGWHEWSQEMHHLSGGEAGRFARDNEDEITFHQWLQFVADRQLGEAQARARAAGMRVGLYLDFAVGVAPDGADTWADPQLAVPQARVGAPPDLFNAGGQDWGLAPLSPDALAQRGYRPLAEAYRAIMKHAGAIRIDHAMGLARLWWIPQGHESRDGGYVRYPLGAMIDTVADVSDESRCLVIGEDLGTVPDGFRPQAHEANILSYRVLYFERTAGEGFVAPSAYPELALACVSTHDLATLSGWWAGTDVELRAQAGRQDEASTAREREERRGDRKALLSALAREGLLPQGISADAGKMTAELAAAVHRYGARARSLLFAVQLDDMIGARRQPNLPGTMDEYPNWRIRCELPLEEIEADARFQTIARALREERPES
- the treY gene encoding malto-oligosyltrehalose synthase; its protein translation is MTRPLVATYRLQFREGTGFGEAQQLIPYLRRLGISHLYASPVFSASEGSTHGYDVTDYNEFEAELGGQEGFIALSDALRAAGLGLTIDFVPNHMGVSPRNKWWEDVLRWGADSRYAQTFDISWEAEKILIPILGKPYGEALKDGDLSVLFDEARRELRFDAAGYTLPIDPRTLSHIFGFLDHEERDRLVRRFSAADPADGDDLSERFEEHLAAPGFEAALKKAVKGINADHSCLHALHEAQGWRLAWWRLAREKLSYRRFFEIAELIGVRQEMRRVFRDSHRTVLRLARDGRLDGIRIDHVDGVADPKNYLLDLRQAFNAVRANPFIHVEKILTGPERIRASWKVEGTTGYEFITALAGLYTDAAREVEMTKAYEGFIGGTEDVRAMVADQKRYILGHNLAGELAVLTDLALSVAAGGLDTRDFGRDAMSRSIVEVATALPVYRTYVGVDGVPSKDIEIIDDAVELAQSRREVEAEEPVAFVGRLLKLDFEEGREVSGALDFTRRFQQTTGAVMAKAVEDTVFYRYNRLIALNEVGGEPDHYGADVSAFHEAMEIRLQDQPEGLTASSTHDTKRGEDARARLYTLSEAPEAWARIVAGAAEALAPFRKIGPDGLLSPDPATEWGFYQSLLGVLPADFDPADDAARASISERLVTFMEKAVREAKKHTSWTAPNEPYESALRDFVQAAMSREASGGFLAGFWQAAQPFVAAGALTSLSQTLLKLAAPGVPDIYQGTEFYDNSLVDPDNRRKSDTAPRLAALDDGVPLGLAGRDWRDGRVKAKLTLAGLQARAGAPALYSRGAYRPLEVVGEKAAHIVAFARTDSEGRAAVVLAPRLAHALLGGGTDATPSAEVWADSTVRLPAELSGLAFSDVLGGPGHAGGESLALRTVLGTFPMALLTAP